From one Musa acuminata AAA Group cultivar baxijiao chromosome BXJ2-6, Cavendish_Baxijiao_AAA, whole genome shotgun sequence genomic stretch:
- the LOC135614477 gene encoding photosystem I subunit O-like produces the protein MAATSCVAGLGSPLSLARPSSKPSLASGFIGTRGAARNPLKLKLASGGRFTCFERNWLRTDLNVIGFGLIGWLVPSSVPAIGGKSLTGLFFESIGTELAHWPTGPALTSQFWLWMVTWHLGLFLCLTFGQIGFKGRTEDYFP, from the exons ATGGCAGCGACCTCCTGTGTTGCAGGCTTGGGATCTCCTCTCTCCCTCGCACGCCCTTCGTCAAAGCCTTCCCTTGCCTCCG GTTTCATCGGGACTCGGGGGGCCGCAAGGAACCCTCTGAAGCTGAAGCTCGCTTCGGGTGGAAGGTTCACCTG CTTCGAGAGGAATTGGCTGCGCACCGACCTCAACGTGATCGGGTTCGGTTTGATCGGGTGGCTCGTGCCGTCGAGCGTTCCGGCGATCGGTGGGAAGAGCTTGACGGGGCTCTTCTTCGAGAGCATCGGCACTGAGCTGGCTCACTGGCCGACAGGCCCAGCTCTCACATCGCAGTTCTG GCTGTGGATGGTCACATGGCACCTGGGGCTGTTCCTTTGCCTCACCTTCGGCCAGATTGGCTTCAAAGGCAGGACCGAGGACTACTTCCCATAG